The Henckelia pumila isolate YLH828 unplaced genomic scaffold, ASM3356847v2 CTG_461:::fragment_3, whole genome shotgun sequence genome window below encodes:
- the LOC140872135 gene encoding uncharacterized protein: MATTCGCKTTSFFRPSPSNPPPYKFSSSSKRFGTSAAYSNPSFGISQFQISSPSTLNITFVTRSVSLPETPVVVEEGEGDEESGTPPPVTGCPACGKEEIENGCNGEGRIQGGIATVPGFGWWPIKAYRPCPAFVASGGRYRRIGQSMDEVVSGSGRN, encoded by the exons ATGGCAACAACCTGCGGCTGTAAAACCACCAGTTTCTTCCGCCCCTCGCCGTCGAATCCGCCGCCATACAAATTCTCCTCATCAAGCAAACGTTTCGGTACCTCCGCCGCGTACTCAAATCCATCTTTCGGTATCAGCCAGTTTCAAATTTCTTCACCTTCAACACTCAATATTACTTTCGTCACACGTTCTGTTTCATTGCCCGAAACTCCTGTTGTCGTTGAAGAAGGAGAAGGGGACGAAGAGAGTGGGACTCCTCCACCTGTCAC GGGCTGCCCTGCCTGTGGAAAAGAGGAGATTGAAAATGGTTGCAATGGTGAAGGAAGAATTCAAGGTGGGATTGCCACGGTCCCGGGATTCGGTTGGTGGCCGATAAAGGCTTATAGGCCTTGTCCCGCTTTTGTGGCATCTGGTGGCAGGTATAGACGAATCGGGCAAAGCATGGATGAAGTCGTCTCTGGAAGTGGGAGGAACTAG
- the LOC140872157 gene encoding RNA polymerase II transcriptional coactivator KELP produces the protein MDEGTQKLIEETVLEILKDSNMDEMTEFKVRNCASEKLGMDLSERSRKKFVREVVESYLREQQAKAEQLEEQQEPEEEEEEEEEDKSKKRGDREYDDEGGLIICRLSKSRRVTISEFKGRTLVSIREFYSKNGKELPSAKGISLSPEQWASFKKNVPAIEKAIKKMQSM, from the exons ATGGATGAGGGAACACAAAAGTTAATCGAAGAAACGGTTTTGGAAATTCTGAAAGATTCAAACATGGACGAAATGACCGAGTTCAAAGTCCGGAACTGCGCATCAGAGAAGCTGGGAATGGACCTTTCGGAGCGAAGTAGGAAGAAATTCGTCAGGGAGGTTGTGGAATCGTACCTCCGAGAACAGCAGGCCAAGGCTGAGCAACTGGAGGAGCAGCAGGAACCGGAGGAGGAAGAGGAAGAAGAGGAGGAAGATAAGAGTAAAAAGAGAGGTGATAGAGAGTATGATGATGAGGGTGGCCTAATAATTTGCCGC TTGTCGAAGAGTAGAAGGGTAACCATATCTGAATTTAAAGGGAGGACTTTGGTATCAATTAGGGAGTTTTACAGCAAAAATGGCAAAGAGCTTCCATCAGCTAAAG GAATAAGCTTGTCACCTGAGCAATGGGCATCCTTCAAGAAGAATGTACCCGCCATTGAAAAGGCAATCAAGAAAATGCAATCTATGTGA
- the LOC140871417 gene encoding LOW QUALITY PROTEIN: protein IWS1 homolog 1-like (The sequence of the model RefSeq protein was modified relative to this genomic sequence to represent the inferred CDS: inserted 1 base in 1 codon; deleted 1 base in 1 codon) — protein MNHPVLKEMWNTIAGGDSEDDQXVCRNMDDDNFIDDRGVDPADRFGSDIVHSPSGAPQAEEGEEDKEIEEIFKMAKKKKKGEKSAEDIALQVEKVMAELEVVAEVDADLNRKGNPATTKLKRLSFLADALSKKHLQQEFLDRGVLCLLRNWLEPLPDGSLPNINVRADVLKILNDFPIDLEQYDRKEQLKKSGLGKVIMFLSKSEEETTSNRKLAQQLVDKWSRPIFNKSTRFEDMKKFDDERVLRNPSAKKSMGRATGIASRDDKIHLDKVSQEPKPGWSSSRQHASRPEPMSMDFVVRPQSKVDPDEVRARAKQVVQDQRRVKINKKLQQLKAPKRKQLQATKLSVSGRGMVTYL, from the exons ATGAACCATCCAGTGTTAAAGGAGATGTGGAACACCATCGCTGGCGGTGATTCTGAG GATGATC TAGTTTGTAGGAATATGGATGATGATAACTTCATTGATGACAGAGGTGTGGATCCTGCGGATCGG TTCGGAAGTGATATTGTACATTCTCCAAGTGGTGCTCCGCAG GCAGAAGAAGGCGAAGAGGACAAGGAAATCGAGGAGATCTTCAAGATGgccaagaaaaagaagaaaggtgAAAAGTCTGCTGAAGACATTGCTTTACAGGTGGAAAAAGTGATGGCAGAGCTTGAAGTGGTTGCGGAGGTTGATGCGGATCTGAATAGAAAAGGAAATCCCGCAACTACTAAATTAAAGAGGCTATCTTTCCTTGCCGATGCCCTCTCAAA AAAGCATCTTCAGCAGGAGTTTCTTGATCGTGGAGTTTTATGTCTGTTGAGGAATTGGCTTGAGCCCCTTCCTGATGGAAGCCTGCCTAATATAAATGTTCGTGCGGACGTTTTGAAGATCCTGAATGAT TTTCCAATTGATTTAGAACAGTATGATAGAAAGGAGCAACTAAAGAAGAGTGGCCTCGGAAAG GTCATTATGTTTCTGTCGAAATCTGAAGAGGAAACTACATCCAACAGAAAGCTTGCTCAGCAGTTGGTTGATAAATGG AGTCGACCAATATTTAACAAGAGCACTCGATTTGAAGACATGAAGAAGTTCGATGATGAAAGAGTTTTAAGGAACCCTTCCGCTAAAAA GTCGATGGGTAGAGCTACAGGAATTGCATCCCGAGATGATAAGATTCATTTGGATAAAGTTTCGCA GGAGCCAAAACCTGGTTGGTCATCTTCAAGACAGCATGCCTCAAGGCCTGAACCAATGtcaatggattttgttgtgcgtCCTCAGTCCAAGGTTGATCCAGATGAAGTTCGTGCCCGTGCCAAACAAGTTGTGCAAGATCAGCGTCGGGTGAAG ATCAATAAGAAACTACAACAATTGAAGGCACCAAAGAGGAAGCAGCTGCAGGCTACTAAACTCAGTGTATCAGGTCGTGGCATGGTGACATATCTGTAG